In Edaphobacter aggregans, the sequence GTCACCACAACATTGCCGTCCAAGACCAACCGGCTGCCCAGCCTCGACTGCGTATCAGCCTCGGTCACCAGCGTCGTCGTGCCTTCGAGCGCAGGCAGCACCACAGCCTCGGGATACTTCGCCTGAAACTGTCCCGCATCCGGCCCGTCCGGCAGAGCGACCGCACTCCCCACCTCAGGGGTTGCCTGATTCGACACCTCCTGCGCATCCAACTGTGGATGACTTGCCGCAACCACCATGATAGTTATCAAGAGGTAAACGGTCTTAAGGGAGCCGAAGGCGCGATTCCAGCGCTGAGTTAGACCACGCGAGACCGGCCAGCGTTGCCGTTGGGCTCTCACATCCTGTTGCTTCGGTTCGAGGCTTGTCAGAAGTACCACCCTTTGAGGCTAAACGATTTCACGGAAGCGAGTTTAGGTTTGAGCACCATGAGTTCCGCACAACTGGACATACTCCCACCAGACGAAGCTCCCAGCCAGATGGAAGCAGCTGCCCCCTTCGCCCTCAAGGAGCAGGTAGCCGAACGTCTCGCCGCTCACCGCGCCCGCCGCACCCGTGTCTCCGGCAGCGCTCCCACACCGATCGCCCCCACCACTCCCGCCCGATCCCGTTCCGCCCAAATCGCCGCAGCCGTCGCCGAGCGCTACGCCCAGTCCCAAAGCTACCGTGCTTTCCTCGCTGAAGAGGCCGAGCGCGCCATCCGCCAGGCCGAGGCAGCCGCCGAGATCGCAGTCCTCAACGCCCGAGCCGTCGCCGACGCCCAGAACCAGCTCCTCTTCGAACTCGACCAGCTCGCCTCCGAAACCCCGGCTCCGGCTCCGACACTCGTCTTAACTCCCACCCCCACGCCCGAAACCGCACTCGCAGCGTCGCCCCTCATCACCGAGGCACCCGCCGACACCTCTGCCCCTGTCCTTACCGTCCGCCTCTACGAAGACGCGGCCCACCCCATCGTTCCCGAACCCTTCGCCGTCGCCCGCCCCAAGCCTGAGTTCAAGTCCGAGCCACTCGACGAAGCCGAAGACCTCGCCCTCGACGAAGAGATCGCCTTCCGTCAGTCTCCCGTCTTCGAACCAACGACTCCACCCATCGACATCCCCGCCAATCTCATCGAATTCCCTCGCCAGCTCGTCGCCCCCCGCAAGGCCCGTCCGCGACTCGCCGAAGGCCCCCTGCGCGAAGAGGCGACACACACACACAACCCCGCCCAACTCCGCATCTTCGAGGTCGAACCCACTCAGATCTCCGCCGCTCCCGTCGTCGAATCCGCCGCCCCCGAGTGGTCCTCCATCATGCTCGGCGCCCTCCCCGCTGCGGCCCCCGTCGAGACCCCCGAGGCCCCCTTCAACCCGGTCCTTCCCTTGATGACCGCTCCGCTCCGTCTCCGCCTCATGGCCGCCATTACTGACATCTGCATCGTCACGGCTGGCCTGCTCGCCTTCATCACCACCTTCGCTCTCACCGCAGGCAAGCTCCTCGAAAAATTCCCGGCCGCCAACCCCTCCGGCCACATGCCCACGCAGCTTGCTGCCATCGCGGCCCTTGCCACCTTCGCGTTCCTTTACATCCTCTACCAGGTCCTCTTCTTCACCTTCGCCGAAGCCACCCCCGGCATGCGCTTCGCCCGCATCGGCCTCTGCACCTTCTCCGACGAGAACCCCACCCGCGCTGCCCTGCGGCGCCGCCTCTTCGCCTGCCTGCTCTCAGCCTGCCCTCTCGGCCTGGGCTTTCTATGGGCCTTCCTCGACGACGACCGCCTCGGCTGGCACGATCGTATCTCCCGGATCTACCAGCGCAGCTATTAGCCCCACTTCTCCAACCGCCCTACCATTACACCTTTTCATCCCATCACACCTGCAATCGCGATTGTTCTTGCGGTTGCTGTTGTTCTTGCAGTTGTCCTTCTGGTTGTCATCCCGTAGGGATCTGCTTTAACCGTGCTCTCTCGACATGGCAAGAAGCAGTTGTCCCCACCCTTTCCTTCCATCCGCGAAGATCCATGGCTACACGCCCTAAAATCGGTGCCGTCGGTGCAAATCGGTGTTAAGTTTTTTATCAATCAGGCAAAAAGAAAAGGACCCGCCAAAGCAGGTCCCTTCTCAAACCATGACCTCCTGTTAGAACGTCGTGCTGACCGTCAACCGGAACGTCTTGCGCGGTTCACGCAGGACATAATCCGCGCCGTAGAGCTGTATAGCCTCTTGATACGTGAACTCACCAGCACCCGAGGTTGGGAAGAAGTTCCGGAACGTCGTCGCATCAGTCGCCAGCGCCTGCGGAACACTCTTGTACAACCGTAGCGAGTTGTACGCGTAGTAAATCCGGAACGGCGCATTCACGATCGGCAGAATCACCTGCAACTCAGCACCGTTCGACATGCGCGGAACCCAATTGGTTCCCGGCACCGTTCTCAGAGGCTGCGGGAAGGAAACCGACTGACCGCCGAAGCAGGCTCCATTGATGAACTGCGGGCAGCCATACAGCGGACTCGCGATCTGCGCCTGTCCAGCCACGCTCTGGCGCAGCTGATTCGGAAGCAGATTGGCCGTCAAGTTGAAGTCCGTGAAGAACGCAAACGTCACCTGGTTCACAATCGGAATTCTGTACTCCACGTTCGACGTCAAGCTCGTGTCGCCGCCGATCGAGACCAGTCGGTAGAGAGGCAGAGGAATCTGCACATTACCTAGCGCCGGATTCGTCGGGTCGCGCGGAACTGTCGTCCCATCCGGGTTCGTCAGGTTGAACAACACCTTGTTCGGAATGAAAGTGTAAGGCGACGCAGAACGCACATCGAAGCCACGAATATCCGACTCACCACCACCGTAAATACGTTGCATCGGCGGAGCGACCTCGCCCCCGAAGCCCGCAATATGCAGCACCTGGACGCGATATCCGAGCACATTGTGGCCCTCACGGTTTACCCGCAGTCCCTTCATCGGGTAGAACTGGCGGAAGCTCACCGCTGGCGAGACATACTTCACATCTCCAGCCACACCCGCAAGCTGAACCGCAACGTTCAGGTCCTTGCCGCTATGCGGACCAACCGGACGATCGATGCTCGTGAACGAAAAGCTCGGCGTAAGCACTGAGCTGATGATGCCGTTCAGCTGATTCAGCCC encodes:
- a CDS encoding RDD family protein, with the protein product MSSAQLDILPPDEAPSQMEAAAPFALKEQVAERLAAHRARRTRVSGSAPTPIAPTTPARSRSAQIAAAVAERYAQSQSYRAFLAEEAERAIRQAEAAAEIAVLNARAVADAQNQLLFELDQLASETPAPAPTLVLTPTPTPETALAASPLITEAPADTSAPVLTVRLYEDAAHPIVPEPFAVARPKPEFKSEPLDEAEDLALDEEIAFRQSPVFEPTTPPIDIPANLIEFPRQLVAPRKARPRLAEGPLREEATHTHNPAQLRIFEVEPTQISAAPVVESAAPEWSSIMLGALPAAAPVETPEAPFNPVLPLMTAPLRLRLMAAITDICIVTAGLLAFITTFALTAGKLLEKFPAANPSGHMPTQLAAIAALATFAFLYILYQVLFFTFAEATPGMRFARIGLCTFSDENPTRAALRRRLFACLLSACPLGLGFLWAFLDDDRLGWHDRISRIYQRSY